From one Actinomyces sp. Marseille-P3109 genomic stretch:
- a CDS encoding phosphatidate cytidylyltransferase has translation MSTGISAWAGHEATGGVIDWLVGGSRSWTVTVPGVGWVLTGRAVFLAATAVTILLLAGIGVALSRKAELRRRWTTWAIIIPAVGIPIWVGRGTTALLATALGLQAVRELSRLTRLPRMETTMLALLAVAYPLAAWLRPGLMALAPLMVLVCAVPAVLAGDVEHGLRRATVAGFSSIWIPWSLAHLVVLWHDAFLIAFAAAAADVAAWAGGTFLRPMAWARRPLSPLSPNKTLGGLVGAVVGAALILTLLGHITPGLVIAVGLGGVLGDLLESLVKRTAGVKDAGAWLPGFGGLLDRIDSLLLVLPLAAVLG, from the coding sequence ATGAGCACCGGGATCAGCGCCTGGGCAGGTCATGAGGCGACCGGCGGAGTGATCGACTGGCTCGTGGGCGGCAGCCGCTCGTGGACCGTGACCGTTCCCGGGGTGGGGTGGGTCCTCACCGGTCGAGCCGTGTTCCTCGCGGCCACGGCTGTCACCATCCTGCTCCTGGCCGGCATCGGTGTGGCCCTGTCCCGCAAGGCGGAGCTGCGCCGCCGCTGGACCACCTGGGCCATCATCATCCCGGCGGTCGGCATTCCGATCTGGGTCGGACGGGGGACGACGGCACTGCTCGCCACCGCCCTCGGGCTCCAGGCGGTTCGTGAGCTCTCCCGACTCACTCGGCTGCCCAGGATGGAGACCACGATGCTGGCGTTACTGGCGGTGGCCTATCCGCTGGCCGCCTGGCTGCGCCCGGGCCTCATGGCGCTCGCCCCGCTCATGGTGCTCGTGTGCGCCGTGCCCGCGGTCCTGGCCGGCGACGTCGAACACGGTCTGAGGCGGGCGACGGTGGCCGGCTTCTCCTCGATCTGGATCCCCTGGTCCTTGGCGCACCTCGTAGTCCTGTGGCACGACGCCTTCCTCATCGCCTTCGCGGCTGCGGCAGCCGACGTGGCCGCGTGGGCCGGCGGCACCTTCCTGCGCCCGATGGCGTGGGCGCGCCGCCCGTTGTCCCCCTTGTCGCCGAACAAGACACTCGGTGGGCTGGTGGGAGCTGTCGTCGGAGCGGCGCTCATTCTTACCCTGCTGGGTCACATCACGCCTGGCCTGGTGATCGCCGTCGGTCTGGGCGGGGTCCTGGGCGATCTTCTGGAGTCCCTTGTCAAGCGCACCGCAGGCGTCAAGGACGCCGGTGCCTGGCTGCCCGGGTTCGGAGGGCTCCTGGACCGCATCGACTCCCTGCTCCTGGTCCTGCCCCTGGCCGCTGTCCTCGGGTGA
- a CDS encoding cation:proton antiporter, which produces MDLLIIAVLGILAIAAASQLSDRIGVAPALILLVGGTVVGFLPFIPAVELDPQVVLEGILPPLLYSTAVSISTINFRRELVPVAVLAILLVALSAAVIGAVLTLLVPGLSLAWAIAMGAILSPTDAVAISIARRLGVSQRIITVLEGEGLLNDATALVILSSAVSAATSGKASVGGVLGGFALAVLVALGVGWLVGEVSLRIRSHVTDPTVDTVLSFTVPFLAAIPAEHMHGSGLVAAVVAGLITGHRGPRMLPPAHRVASRTNWHTAELTLEGLIFLVMGLEFFGVVERVDNSDLGVRRAVAVAVIAGLVTVVIRALVVAPMLKLLSHRTARWAVHWEENEEAIHQFQNRCSAIVRGEAEMPQVPWDRRRLSRVQRKLRREPSHESIARRARRLSSRVRRRGADLDYFAAKPLRSREGAVIVWAGMRGAVTLAAAQTLPTTAPHRPFLLMVAMLVAAGSLTIQGLTLPALVRVVRPAMAGPADDEEKTAVVSLLVNAARDAVTEDQELPSRSVHDVVSTAPGDPPTSGATAEMDKSPSPAQSGDNLSPTPEQHILLRRERSDVLLSPAAVARAWTDPTWRHDELAPVREHALDMIRAQREALLDAGDEGLYSADSLEHALDRLDFQEIMLTSEPH; this is translated from the coding sequence ATGGACCTCCTCATCATCGCCGTCCTGGGCATTTTGGCCATCGCGGCGGCCTCCCAGCTCAGTGACCGTATCGGTGTCGCTCCGGCGCTGATCCTTCTGGTGGGCGGCACTGTGGTCGGTTTCCTGCCCTTCATCCCGGCGGTCGAGCTGGATCCCCAGGTGGTCCTCGAAGGCATCCTGCCCCCGCTGCTGTACTCGACGGCGGTGAGCATCTCCACCATCAACTTCCGTCGAGAGCTCGTCCCGGTGGCGGTGCTGGCCATCCTGCTGGTGGCCCTGTCCGCTGCGGTCATCGGTGCGGTGCTCACCCTCCTGGTGCCTGGGCTCTCCCTGGCATGGGCGATCGCCATGGGGGCGATCCTCAGCCCCACCGACGCCGTGGCCATCTCCATCGCCCGCCGGCTGGGAGTCTCACAGCGCATCATCACCGTCCTGGAGGGAGAGGGGCTGCTCAACGACGCCACCGCCCTGGTGATCCTGTCTTCGGCCGTCTCGGCGGCCACCTCGGGCAAGGCCAGCGTCGGAGGCGTGCTGGGCGGTTTCGCCCTGGCGGTTCTCGTCGCCCTGGGTGTGGGGTGGCTCGTCGGCGAGGTGAGCCTGCGGATCCGCTCCCACGTCACCGACCCCACCGTGGACACGGTCCTGTCCTTCACCGTTCCCTTCCTCGCGGCGATCCCGGCCGAGCACATGCACGGGTCGGGCCTGGTGGCCGCCGTCGTCGCCGGGCTCATCACCGGTCACCGCGGCCCCCGGATGCTGCCTCCGGCCCACCGGGTGGCCTCACGCACCAACTGGCACACCGCGGAGCTCACCCTGGAGGGACTCATCTTCCTGGTGATGGGGCTGGAGTTCTTCGGCGTCGTGGAGAGGGTGGACAACTCGGACCTCGGGGTTCGACGAGCGGTGGCAGTCGCCGTCATCGCCGGGCTTGTCACCGTTGTCATCCGGGCTCTCGTCGTTGCGCCGATGCTCAAGCTCCTCAGCCACCGAACCGCCAGGTGGGCCGTCCACTGGGAGGAGAACGAGGAGGCCATCCACCAGTTCCAGAACCGCTGCTCGGCCATCGTACGCGGTGAGGCCGAGATGCCCCAGGTCCCCTGGGATCGACGCCGCCTCTCCCGGGTCCAGCGCAAGCTCCGGCGCGAGCCCAGTCACGAGAGCATTGCGCGGCGCGCCCGCAGGCTCTCCAGTCGGGTCCGACGCCGAGGCGCTGACCTGGACTACTTCGCGGCCAAACCTCTGCGCTCCCGTGAGGGGGCCGTCATCGTCTGGGCGGGCATGCGCGGCGCCGTCACCCTGGCAGCGGCCCAGACACTGCCGACCACGGCGCCTCACCGCCCCTTCCTCCTCATGGTGGCCATGCTCGTGGCCGCCGGCTCGCTGACGATCCAGGGCCTGACACTTCCGGCGCTGGTGCGTGTCGTCAGGCCCGCGATGGCCGGTCCCGCCGACGACGAGGAGAAGACAGCCGTCGTCTCGCTGCTGGTCAACGCCGCCCGGGACGCCGTGACCGAGGACCAGGAGCTTCCCAGCCGCAGCGTCCACGACGTCGTCAGTACCGCACCCGGGGACCCTCCCACCTCCGGAGCGACGGCGGAGATGGATAAGTCCCCGAGCCCCGCTCAGAGCGGTGATAACCTCAGTCCTACGCCAGAACAGCACATCCTGCTTCGACGCGAGAGGAGCGATGTCCTTCTCTCCCCGGCCGCTGTGGCCCGGGCCTGGACCGACCCCACCTGGCGGCACGACGAGCTCGCCCCGGTGCGAGAACACGCCCTGGACATGATCCGGGCTCAGCGCGAGGCCCTCCTGGACGCGGGCGACGAGGGCCTGTACTCGGCCGACTCCCTGGAGCACGCCCTGGACCGCCTCGACTTCCAGGAGATCATGCTGACCAGCGAACCGCACTGA
- the hisB gene encoding imidazoleglycerol-phosphate dehydratase HisB — MSRTARIERTTSESSVVVEINLDGTGQTDISTTVPFYDHMLTALGRHSLIDLTVRATGDTDIDVHHTVEDTAICIGQALCVALGDKRGIRRFGEASVPLDEALAHVVVDISGRPYLVHEGESEAFVHHLIGGHFTGSMVRHVLEAVAYHAGICLHVRVLSGRDPHHIAEAEFKALARALRAAVEDDPRVETIPSTKGSL, encoded by the coding sequence ATGAGCCGCACCGCGCGTATCGAGCGAACCACGAGCGAGTCCAGCGTCGTCGTCGAGATCAACCTCGACGGCACCGGCCAGACCGACATCTCCACCACCGTCCCCTTCTACGACCACATGCTCACCGCCCTGGGGCGCCACTCACTCATCGACCTGACGGTGCGCGCCACGGGCGACACCGACATCGATGTGCACCACACGGTGGAGGACACCGCCATCTGCATCGGACAGGCCCTGTGCGTGGCACTGGGGGACAAGCGCGGTATCCGCCGCTTCGGCGAGGCCAGCGTCCCCCTGGACGAGGCCCTGGCCCACGTCGTCGTCGACATCTCCGGGCGCCCTTACCTGGTGCATGAGGGCGAGTCGGAGGCCTTCGTCCACCACCTCATCGGCGGGCACTTCACCGGCTCAATGGTGCGCCACGTCCTGGAGGCCGTCGCCTACCACGCCGGCATCTGCCTGCATGTGCGCGTCCTGTCCGGACGCGACCCCCACCACATCGCCGAGGCCGAGTTCAAGGCCCTGGCTCGTGCCCTGCGCGCCGCCGTGGAGGACGACCCCCGCGTCGAGACCATCCCGTCCACGAAGGGAAGCCTGTGA
- a CDS encoding lysophospholipid acyltransferase family protein produces the protein MPPQTPSVPGPTEIASAGHRLRSIVQVPQKVTWRAVLRQRFWSVIIAPFGGVRVEGEFEADGPYVVVANHGSHADTIAMMSASPTLMRVVTVAAQDYWFTRRSRRMVARGLLGAYPVRRDGEGAYEELRGTLANRVAESMSVLIFPEGTRSTDGEMSRFHSGAARLARDFGIPVLPVALVGTREMMPKKGGLPHYSPVEVRVGEPIAPSDDVEGVSEQARAQIVEMLQRPRRPEPVSDVFTVLRTGMEGRRGDAVMFVWGMAEAVSFPIMAEMSQVWLGLTHPERMWRRAALVVAGSVTGVAITHLLARAGHRPPAPWTTPAMRTATSRYLSRGPSGYWKQALTGIPVKLFAAESGSRDLPLPAVVIHAAGERAARMAVSTAVVKALGKPLGPITRQHYGPYLAATGVVFATALRGVIKHWQRPKRPGHR, from the coding sequence ATGCCTCCTCAGACGCCCTCAGTGCCAGGTCCCACCGAGATCGCCTCAGCCGGACACCGACTGCGATCAATCGTGCAAGTACCACAGAAGGTCACCTGGCGGGCGGTGCTGCGTCAGCGCTTCTGGTCCGTCATCATCGCCCCGTTCGGGGGCGTGCGGGTTGAGGGCGAGTTCGAGGCAGACGGCCCCTACGTCGTCGTCGCCAACCACGGCTCCCATGCGGACACGATCGCCATGATGAGCGCCTCCCCCACCCTGATGCGGGTGGTCACGGTCGCCGCTCAGGACTACTGGTTCACCCGTCGCTCGCGTCGCATGGTGGCCAGGGGCCTGCTGGGCGCCTACCCGGTGCGACGTGACGGCGAAGGCGCCTACGAGGAGCTGCGGGGAACACTGGCCAACCGGGTGGCAGAGTCCATGAGCGTTCTCATCTTCCCCGAGGGCACCCGTTCCACGGATGGCGAGATGAGCCGTTTTCACTCGGGAGCCGCCCGGCTCGCGCGTGACTTCGGCATTCCCGTGCTTCCAGTCGCGCTGGTGGGGACCCGCGAGATGATGCCTAAGAAGGGGGGCCTGCCCCACTACTCCCCCGTCGAGGTCCGCGTAGGGGAACCGATCGCCCCCAGCGACGACGTCGAGGGCGTCAGCGAGCAGGCTCGTGCGCAGATCGTGGAGATGCTCCAGCGCCCCCGCAGACCAGAGCCGGTCTCAGACGTCTTCACCGTGCTGCGCACCGGGATGGAAGGCCGCCGAGGAGACGCCGTCATGTTCGTCTGGGGCATGGCCGAGGCTGTCTCCTTCCCAATCATGGCGGAGATGAGCCAGGTGTGGCTGGGACTGACCCATCCTGAGCGGATGTGGCGCCGCGCGGCGCTGGTCGTGGCGGGGTCAGTCACCGGGGTGGCGATCACCCACCTGCTCGCCCGGGCCGGGCACCGCCCGCCTGCACCGTGGACCACGCCGGCGATGAGGACTGCCACCTCCCGTTACCTGAGCCGGGGCCCGTCGGGGTACTGGAAGCAGGCGCTCACCGGGATCCCGGTGAAGCTCTTCGCCGCCGAGTCCGGAAGCCGTGACCTGCCTCTGCCCGCGGTCGTCATCCACGCGGCCGGGGAGCGGGCCGCTCGTATGGCGGTTTCCACTGCCGTCGTCAAGGCGCTGGGCAAGCCGCTCGGGCCGATCACCCGGCAGCACTACGGCCCCTACCTGGCGGCCACTGGCGTTGTCTTCGCCACCGCGCTGCGTGGCGTCATCAAGCACTGGCAGCGACCGAAGCGTCCCGGACACCGGTAG
- the priA gene encoding bifunctional 1-(5-phosphoribosyl)-5-((5-phosphoribosylamino)methylideneamino)imidazole-4-carboxamide isomerase/phosphoribosylanthranilate isomerase PriA, with protein MLTLLPAVDVADGKAVRLLKGEVGSETDYGSPVDAARDWVRAGAEWIHLVDLDAAFGRGSNSELLSRIVGEVGIKVELSGGIRDDASLARALAAGAARVNLGTAALEDPEWTERVIAEHGDRIAVGLDVRGTTLAARGWTKEGGDLWETLERLNAAGCARYVVTDVTRDGTLSGPNTTLLTEVCQRTAAPVVASGGIAHLDDLTALRRLTPLGLEGAIVGKALYNGNFTLQEALAVAGDEEVRQPSKVHV; from the coding sequence ATGCTCACCCTGCTTCCCGCCGTCGACGTCGCTGACGGCAAGGCTGTCCGCCTCCTCAAGGGGGAGGTCGGCTCCGAGACGGACTACGGCAGCCCCGTCGACGCCGCCCGCGACTGGGTGCGGGCCGGGGCCGAGTGGATCCACCTGGTGGACCTCGATGCCGCCTTCGGACGTGGCTCCAACTCCGAGCTGCTCTCGCGCATCGTCGGTGAGGTCGGCATCAAGGTGGAGCTCTCCGGGGGTATTCGCGACGACGCCTCGCTGGCCCGGGCACTGGCGGCAGGCGCCGCCCGGGTCAACCTGGGCACGGCCGCCCTGGAGGACCCCGAGTGGACCGAACGGGTGATCGCCGAGCACGGCGACAGGATCGCCGTCGGCCTCGACGTACGCGGCACCACCCTGGCGGCCCGTGGTTGGACCAAGGAGGGCGGAGACCTGTGGGAGACCCTTGAACGGCTCAACGCCGCCGGGTGCGCGCGCTACGTCGTCACCGATGTCACCCGCGACGGCACCCTGAGCGGCCCCAACACCACGCTGCTCACCGAGGTCTGCCAGCGCACCGCGGCGCCGGTGGTCGCCTCGGGCGGTATCGCCCACCTCGACGACCTGACCGCCCTGCGACGCCTGACCCCGCTGGGGCTGGAGGGGGCCATCGTCGGCAAGGCGCTCTACAACGGCAACTTCACCCTCCAGGAGGCGCTGGCCGTGGCCGGAGATGAGGAGGTGCGTCAACCGTCGAAGGTGCACGTCTGA
- a CDS encoding histidinol-phosphate transaminase produces MSANLPLRPDLEGEAPYGAPEIDVPVRLNVNENPYPPSTAVVESIAAAVAQAAQGLNRYPERDFPRLRAALADYLEAESAVCLPPEQIWAANGSNEVMLHVLQAFGGPGRTCLTFTPTYSMYPEYARNTLTDYVARPRRDDFTLDIEAAAAEIEDLRPAVVILASPNNPTGAALPLEDVSRILEAARGHGPLLGAEIGSSARASDCVVVIDEAYAEFRRPGVPSALELLGEDNPHLAVTRTMSKAFGAAGLRLGYLAAHRALVDALRVVRLPYHLSTVTQAAALAALSHRDELMAQVASLRDERDALVTWLRDQGLTAHESDANFVLFGPFPDRDAVWQGLLDAGVLIRVVGPEGFLRASIGTPEEMGRLRGALAAATGR; encoded by the coding sequence GTGAGCGCGAACCTGCCCCTGAGACCTGACCTGGAGGGCGAGGCGCCCTACGGCGCCCCGGAGATCGACGTCCCCGTGCGGCTGAACGTCAACGAGAATCCCTACCCGCCCTCGACGGCCGTCGTCGAGTCGATCGCCGCTGCCGTGGCCCAGGCCGCCCAGGGCCTCAACCGCTACCCGGAGCGCGACTTCCCACGGCTGCGGGCAGCGCTCGCGGACTACCTCGAGGCGGAGTCCGCAGTGTGCCTGCCCCCTGAGCAGATCTGGGCGGCCAACGGCTCCAACGAGGTCATGCTCCATGTCCTGCAGGCCTTCGGCGGTCCCGGACGCACCTGCCTGACCTTCACACCCACGTACTCGATGTACCCCGAGTATGCTCGCAACACCCTGACCGACTACGTCGCACGCCCGCGCCGTGACGACTTCACGCTCGACATCGAGGCCGCGGCCGCGGAGATCGAGGACCTGCGGCCGGCCGTCGTCATCCTGGCCAGCCCCAACAACCCCACCGGAGCAGCCCTGCCGCTGGAGGACGTCAGCCGGATCCTTGAGGCGGCCCGAGGCCACGGCCCCCTGCTCGGAGCCGAGATCGGCTCATCGGCCCGGGCCAGCGACTGCGTCGTCGTCATCGACGAGGCCTACGCCGAGTTTCGCCGTCCCGGCGTGCCCAGTGCCCTGGAGCTGTTGGGTGAGGACAACCCGCACCTGGCCGTCACCCGCACCATGTCCAAGGCCTTCGGGGCCGCCGGCCTGCGGCTGGGCTACCTGGCCGCCCACCGCGCCCTGGTCGACGCCCTGCGCGTCGTGCGCCTGCCCTACCACCTGTCCACGGTCACCCAGGCCGCCGCTCTGGCGGCCCTGTCCCACCGCGACGAGCTCATGGCTCAGGTCGCCTCCCTACGCGACGAGCGCGACGCCCTGGTGACCTGGCTGCGCGACCAGGGACTGACCGCGCACGAGTCGGACGCCAACTTCGTCCTGTTCGGCCCGTTCCCGGACCGCGACGCCGTCTGGCAGGGTCTGCTTGACGCCGGGGTCCTCATCCGGGTCGTCGGCCCCGAGGGGTTCCTGCGGGCCAGCATCGGCACACCCGAGGAGATGGGCCGACTGCGCGGCGCCCTGGCCGCAGCCACCGGGAGATGA
- the hisH gene encoding imidazole glycerol phosphate synthase subunit HisH: MQAPCVTVLSYGSGNVRSAVRALERVGAQVTLTHDPGRVAEADGLVVPGVGAFGAVMDQLRAVDAPRLIEQRLAGGRPVLGICVGMQVMFDRSEEHGSAEEGLGQWPGTVRRLQADIVPHMGWSQVRPPRDSVLFDGVAEERFYFVHSYAATEDPAELLGPGPTRLPRATWATHGQDFIAAVENGALCATQFHPEKSGDAGAQLLRNWLTTL, translated from the coding sequence ATGCAAGCGCCCTGCGTCACCGTCCTGTCCTACGGATCCGGCAACGTCCGTTCGGCTGTGCGTGCCCTGGAACGCGTGGGTGCGCAGGTGACACTGACCCACGACCCCGGGAGGGTGGCCGAGGCCGACGGCCTGGTCGTCCCCGGCGTGGGGGCCTTCGGTGCGGTGATGGACCAGCTGCGGGCGGTCGATGCGCCCCGTCTCATCGAGCAGCGCCTCGCCGGAGGCCGGCCGGTCCTGGGAATCTGCGTGGGCATGCAGGTCATGTTCGACCGCTCCGAGGAGCACGGGTCCGCCGAGGAGGGGCTGGGACAGTGGCCCGGCACCGTCAGGAGGCTGCAGGCCGACATCGTCCCGCACATGGGGTGGAGCCAGGTCCGTCCTCCGCGGGACTCCGTGCTGTTCGACGGCGTCGCCGAGGAGCGCTTCTACTTCGTCCACTCCTACGCGGCGACCGAGGACCCGGCCGAGCTGCTCGGTCCCGGTCCGACCCGGCTGCCCCGGGCCACCTGGGCGACCCACGGGCAGGACTTCATCGCCGCCGTGGAGAACGGCGCCCTGTGCGCCACCCAGTTCCATCCTGAGAAGTCCGGTGACGCGGGGGCGCAGCTCCTGCGCAACTGGTTGACGACCCTCTGA
- a CDS encoding serine/threonine-protein kinase — protein sequence MQSSSGEPHPPSPSVPHSASQPPVSAGSGPRGSAGAHSAAPFSIPGVRITSVLGRGGFATVYAGVQDSLERPVAVKVDSRPLDDPRNERRFMREVQAASRISGHPHVVSLVDTGKLLDQRPYLVMELCAGGSLYDLVSRGPTPASDAVALAEAAASALGAAHAAGVMHRDVKPANILLDSYGSPRLSDFGIASVQRAGQDPTVTLECLTPDFAAPEAFMLASPGPEGDVWSMGAVLFALLTGRGPRRGPDGVQRSLPAIVRSLDEPLNLSDPNVPEILLPLLSKAMAPEPRDRYRNGAELTGALEQVREQLGTGNLAIGGPVTSLQLVEAGLVPLSNRGVSARSAGSASPGSPDGPPSGYLSGASSALSGSSADSARSAQSAPSAVSGYLERYDQSPMPMSSPDSLNASPSGSVQVGAGQSLRLTTRERRQISLRAGAVGAIVGLVIGLGAGWIAGAWLAPALTTARAGSSTGTSAQSSPSGQDVASTPPHPVGTCLAGTTSVSGQTTARKVDCSEPHSWEVYQVGTLAESTSGSSDDDLASDPNVQATCTSQAAQQYGAANPSTSVLGPGEAGWSAGERGFSCIASDLKGGQRTSSYAS from the coding sequence ATGCAGTCCTCTTCCGGCGAGCCGCACCCACCGTCGCCCTCAGTACCGCACTCCGCCAGTCAGCCGCCGGTTTCGGCGGGCTCAGGGCCGCGCGGGTCCGCTGGCGCGCACAGTGCGGCACCGTTCTCCATCCCCGGGGTCCGGATCACCTCGGTCCTGGGACGTGGGGGCTTCGCCACGGTCTATGCCGGCGTGCAGGACTCCCTGGAACGTCCGGTCGCCGTCAAGGTCGACTCCCGTCCTCTGGATGATCCGCGCAATGAGCGGCGATTCATGCGCGAGGTACAGGCGGCCTCCCGGATCTCGGGGCACCCCCACGTGGTGTCCCTGGTCGACACCGGCAAGCTGCTCGACCAGCGTCCCTACCTGGTCATGGAGCTGTGCGCAGGAGGCAGCCTGTACGACCTCGTCTCACGCGGCCCGACCCCCGCCTCGGACGCCGTGGCGCTGGCGGAGGCGGCGGCCTCGGCACTGGGAGCGGCCCACGCGGCCGGTGTCATGCACCGGGACGTCAAACCCGCCAACATCCTTCTGGACTCCTACGGCTCGCCGCGCCTGTCTGACTTCGGCATCGCCTCCGTCCAACGTGCGGGACAGGACCCCACGGTCACCCTGGAGTGCCTCACCCCCGACTTCGCTGCGCCAGAGGCCTTCATGCTGGCCAGTCCCGGTCCGGAGGGCGACGTGTGGTCCATGGGTGCGGTGCTCTTCGCTCTTCTGACGGGTCGCGGCCCCAGACGCGGTCCCGACGGCGTGCAGCGCAGCCTGCCGGCGATCGTCCGTTCCCTCGACGAGCCCTTGAACCTCAGCGACCCGAACGTTCCCGAGATCCTGCTGCCGCTGCTGAGCAAGGCCATGGCTCCAGAACCACGGGACCGCTACCGCAACGGCGCCGAGCTCACCGGCGCCCTGGAACAGGTTCGTGAGCAGCTGGGGACCGGCAACCTGGCCATCGGCGGCCCGGTGACCTCCTTGCAGCTGGTCGAGGCAGGTCTGGTGCCGCTGTCCAACCGCGGCGTCTCAGCCCGGTCGGCCGGGTCGGCGAGCCCGGGCAGCCCAGACGGCCCGCCCAGTGGGTACCTGTCCGGCGCCTCCAGCGCACTGTCCGGATCATCGGCCGATTCAGCCCGCTCGGCGCAGTCCGCGCCGTCGGCGGTCTCCGGCTACCTGGAGCGCTACGACCAGTCGCCGATGCCGATGTCGTCACCCGATTCGCTGAACGCCTCACCGAGCGGATCGGTACAGGTGGGCGCCGGCCAGTCTCTCAGACTCACTACCCGCGAGCGTCGCCAGATCAGTCTGCGTGCCGGGGCTGTGGGCGCGATCGTCGGCCTCGTCATCGGGCTGGGCGCAGGCTGGATAGCAGGGGCATGGCTGGCTCCCGCCCTCACCACGGCCAGAGCGGGCTCATCCACCGGAACGTCGGCCCAGTCCTCACCGTCGGGTCAGGACGTCGCCTCCACCCCACCGCACCCGGTGGGAACCTGCCTGGCCGGCACCACCTCCGTGTCAGGGCAGACCACCGCCAGGAAGGTGGACTGCAGTGAGCCCCACTCCTGGGAGGTCTACCAGGTGGGGACCCTGGCGGAGAGCACTTCTGGCTCCAGCGATGACGACTTGGCCTCCGACCCCAACGTACAGGCGACCTGCACCTCGCAGGCGGCGCAGCAGTACGGGGCGGCGAACCCGAGCACATCGGTGCTGGGCCCCGGCGAGGCCGGCTGGAGCGCCGGGGAGCGGGGCTTCTCCTGCATCGCCTCGGACCTCAAGGGCGGGCAGCGCACCAGCTCGTACGCCAGCTAG